ATACACCGGTTGCCGACGAGACCACCATGGATCAATCGCCCACAAGCCATCCCAACGATTGTGGCGATATGAACGAGGTTCTGGGGCAGGAACATGCCAAATGGGCGCTGCAAGTGGCGGCGGCAGGCGGACATAATCTCATCATGACCGGCCCGCCAGGCAGCGGCAAAACCATGCTGGCCTCACGTATGCCCGGCATCATGTGCCCGTTGAACGAGGCGGAACAACTGGAGGTGGCATCGATTCGGTCGCTGTGCGGCATACTGCCTCAGTACGGCATCACCGACATGCCGCCGTTCGAGGCACCGCACCACACCGCCAGCACGGCGGCCTTGGTGGGTGGTGGCAGCGGCATCGCCGTTCCCGGCGCGATCACGCGCGCGCATCGAGGCATTCTGTTCCTGGACGAGGCACCGGAATTCAGCGCACGCGCCCTGCAGACGTTGCGCGAACCATTGGAATCCGGGTATGTGGCGCTTTCCCGTTCAAAAGGCAGCACCTATTACCCGGCCTCATTCCAACTCATCATGGCGGCCAACCCCTGCCCGTGCGGATACTATTACGGCACCGGCGAACGTTGCGCTTGCCGGGAAAAAGACCGTATACGTTATTTCTCGCGATTGTCCGGACCGATATTGGATCGTGTGGATATTCAGATGGCGGTGCCACCGGTCTCGCGCATTGCCGTGCAAAGCGAGCCAATCGGCGAGTCCAGTGCCGGAATACAAGCTCGTGTGATTCGCGCCCGTCAAGTGGCCAAAGACCGGTTCAGACAGTATGGATGGGTGTGCAACGCGCAAGCTTCGGGCAAATGGCTGCACGCCAATACGTCGCTGAAAGCGATGGAATTGGTCAATCGGGCCCTGTCCA
The window above is part of the Bifidobacterium longum subsp. infantis ATCC 15697 = JCM 1222 = DSM 20088 genome. Proteins encoded here:
- a CDS encoding YifB family Mg chelatase-like AAA ATPase, with amino-acid sequence MAIGSTLSVGLIGLKAFIVQVQAFISPGLPYFSIIGLPDASLSEARERVKSACQATGFGWPQTRVTVNMSPAAMPKRGSSHDLAIAASVLCAAGSIGHDCLEDTIVLGEVNLDGSVLPIHGLLPIMLHAEERGVRKMIVPHRNLDEASMVDGLDVVGVRHVGELIELMGGDATYTITDTPVADETTMDQSPTSHPNDCGDMNEVLGQEHAKWALQVAAAGGHNLIMTGPPGSGKTMLASRMPGIMCPLNEAEQLEVASIRSLCGILPQYGITDMPPFEAPHHTASTAALVGGGSGIAVPGAITRAHRGILFLDEAPEFSARALQTLREPLESGYVALSRSKGSTYYPASFQLIMAANPCPCGYYYGTGERCACREKDRIRYFSRLSGPILDRVDIQMAVPPVSRIAVQSEPIGESSAGIQARVIRARQVAKDRFRQYGWVCNAQASGKWLHANTSLKAMELVNRALSNHQLTLRGADRAMRLSWTLADLAGRVSPTEQDVHQGIEMRTRMT